The sequence CGGATTCTGGGGAGCTTATCCGATGTCCGATCCGGCAGGATTAAACGAAATTGATTTCTACGCTTCTTATTCATTTTCATTGGGCAAAGCGGGCGATTTGAGTATCGGATTTACCGATTATATGAATCCGAACAGCGGTACGAAAATCGGTAATTTCAATAATTACGACGATGCCGAAGGTCCGGGCGCTCATTTTATCGAGTTAAATGTAGGCTACGGCGGCTCGGAAAGTTTCCCCGTTTCGATCAGCTTCAACTACTTTTTGTATAACGTAGAAAACAATCCAATTTATGTGGAGCTCGGCTATTCGACCTCGGTTAAAGACGTCAGTCTCGACTTGTTTCTCGGCGCCACTCCGGGCGAAGACGCTTTGTATTACGGAACGGATAGCTTTAACATAATAAATCTCGGCATTACCGCCGGTAAATCAATTAAAATAAGCGATAGCTTTGAACTGCCCGTTTTCGGTTCCGTCATTCTCAATCCTGCAACGGAAGACCTGTTTTATGTAATCGGAATCAGTTTATAAAAAATAATAGAGGTATATATGAAAAAAATCGAAGCAATTATACGTCCGCATAAACTCGACGATGTTCAGGAAGCTTTGAGCGAAGCCGGATTTGCAGGTTTAACTGTATCCGAAGTAAGAGGCTACGGCAGACAAAAAGGACACAAAGAAGTTTATCGCGGCACGGAATACAACTTAAACTTCGTACCGAAAGTAAAAATCGAATTGATTTGCGTTGACGACCGGGTCGAAAC comes from Melioribacter roseus P3M-2 and encodes:
- a CDS encoding TorF family putative porin; amino-acid sequence: MKAFYKIFAILILSYGFIAAQELSVGADVVSRYIWRGADLGNNNPSIQPTIELSSGGFAAGFWGAYPMSDPAGLNEIDFYASYSFSLGKAGDLSIGFTDYMNPNSGTKIGNFNNYDDAEGPGAHFIELNVGYGGSESFPVSISFNYFLYNVENNPIYVELGYSTSVKDVSLDLFLGATPGEDALYYGTDSFNIINLGITAGKSIKISDSFELPVFGSVILNPATEDLFYVIGISL
- a CDS encoding P-II family nitrogen regulator, giving the protein MKKIEAIIRPHKLDDVQEALSEAGFAGLTVSEVRGYGRQKGHKEVYRGTEYNLNFVPKVKIELICVDDRVETAVETIIKIAKTGQVGDGKIFIYDVKDAIRIRTGESGESSL